In Citrus sinensis cultivar Valencia sweet orange chromosome 3, DVS_A1.0, whole genome shotgun sequence, the sequence TAATTTTTCTCCATGAAATAAtacagagaaaagaaaaaaaagggtaaacaACAGAAAAATTGTAATCAGCTGTAGATTGAAGAATACTTGACCCTCGATGACCAAACTCCAACATTGAATCTCTCAAAGCAAAAACTTAGGAACTCATCACAACATGGCCTTTTGAACACTGAAAAGAATCAAGTTAGAGTTAATTAAtgacataaaataatattcaaatatgtCAACTAAaaataagtgcttatttaattttacctGCTTTATTTGATACCATTTTATCTGGCCTATATCGATGATAAGGAGATGCAACAATGTCTACAAGAAGTCCATTCAGATCAAGTACAAGAAGCTTTTTCTTAGAATGGCCGATACATACATTTCCAGGTGGATATTGCAGTGTTTGTGAATGATTTTCCTCTTCACTAGAGTCATGTAAACCAGTACCAGATTCTACGACACCCAAATGTGATGGAGGAAATCCTTCTGTTGTCTTGGTTTCTACCTCTACATGCTGCTTCTTTGGGAGCTTGCAGCTCCTATCATGGCCAGATATATTATATTCCTTGGGATGAGATGGAATTTCATCAGAAACATCATTCCCATGAGAAGCATCATGCACAGTAATCTGGATCTTATCTAGTTTATCACTGAGTTTCTGCTCAATGTGTCCTTCAGTTAACAAGGACACATTCTTCATTAAACTATCTCCATCCTCCTTAATGCAATCCACATCATTTACCAGCAAATTAGAgcactttttcttctttgtccAAATGTAGGTTTTCACTCTTTTCTTCCTCTTATATGTAATGATAGTCCTTGTTTCAGAAGAAACAGGATGACTCTCAGGGTGCACATCATCATTCTCCATTAAACTTCTGTTTGCACTATTTGAAGAACTACTTTGCTTTTCAGATATTGGAAAATCTTTCCTCATTGTAGTCAAATCTAAGTCTGCAACTTTAGGAGCACACTTTGCTTCCTTCTTTTCCAACTGCTCACCATTAGCCACGTGCAAATCAATAACTCCATTATTTTCAAAGGCATTATGCCCATTAAGCAAACACACATCTCCATTTGATTGTTTCACCACTAGCTCATTCTGTGAGCATATGTCAACTGACGGCTGCAAAGATGAGTGCTTTTCTTGCAGCATATTGTTTTTTAGAGACTTATCTCCTGCAAGAGCACAATCTTTAGCATCACGTTCAATGACATGGAGACTCTCCTTATATAACTTTCTCCTCAATCTCTTTCTCTTCGATCGACTTAAATTCTTTGGGAAATCCAACTTTGCACTTGTCCCCACTGAAACATTCGTTTCTTTGGGAGCAGCTGCCAATACAGGTTTTAAGCTTGTATCCCCCGAAGCCTCCACTTCAAGGGGATCAGTTTCTGAAACTGCCTTGGTGATCATATCAACTAAAGCCATTCCAAAGGGAGCAGTCATTGTTTTAGAAGTAACTTCTTGAAGATCAGCATCTGTATTATCCGTTTTGGGGGCACTAGACTTCCTCTTCCGCCGACgcctttttctgtttttcttatttcccGAACGCATCAAAGGGGAATTATCACATGCCTCTATCAAACCTGGGTTAGAGCTAACATCAACTGTAGATTCTGTACTATCCATTGTTGGTGCATTATCCCTGTTTTGCTTCTGCTGCccttttacctttttcttattttccaaatatgcCAAACCAGAATTATATTGTGCCTCTATCAAACTTGAGTTATTGTCAACGGTAGATTCTGGTATCAAATCTGAGTTGGAGCTAATATCAATAGTAGATTCTGCACATGAATTTGTTTTTAGGGGGATATCCTGCATTAAGGAAGCTCCCTCTGGACAATCATGACTACGatcattattattacataACGCATTAGTTTTCCTATTCCGCTTGTTTCTCTTCCTCTTCGCAGCAGATGAACTTACTTCTGCATTATGCGATTTGATTTCCAAATCCATGTTCAAACTATCAACTAAACAAACACTATTACCATTTGCACTCCAAGCAATACTCTTTATCGACCGAATTTAGCATCGCCAGGTGCTTCAGCATACTAATGCGGGGTATATTCCATTCATTCTCTGCCATTAATAGAATACATCTCCTTTTTTGCAACACCTCCCAAAAGGAGaggcaaaatattttctattttaaccTTTAGGCTTTTCCTCACACTATTGTGTCCCTCTTCTTGGAAACAAACCTGCAAAAGCATCCATACAAACCAAAAGTGAGCTCTCATAGATATTAACTGCTGCGGCACCTACACACAATCAAGCAATACACCAAAAAATCCAACGCAGCAAAAAAGGTGTTGAATAGGATGACTGGGATCACCAGTTACAGTTGTATGGAAAGTTGAGTTCATTCCACCCAACATAAAGCCACGTAAACGAATATATGCATAAAAGCAAAATTTAACTTGTGAATAACTAATCTAGAGTGCCTAAACGTATCAAATAATTAGTATCTCATAACTGACACAAATTAGCGACGAGAATAAAAAGTAATCCTATTGCGATGCTTCCTTGTAATTGACtatctaataataatttcatcttATTGTCTTCAAAATCTGCAGAGTTTTGAACGTCAAGTAATTTTTCATCAACAGAGCGGAAGATTTAAAAACCTTACTAAAATCAGCAGGCCAGTAAATTAGGCATCAAGTAGTAGAAATATGCAGAATTTGATAAACAGATAAGTAGAACGGatgaatttattcattttaagcTGCAATCGAAATAATACTCAACTAAGTAATTCAGAACAGTATTCGAATCTCGATATAGGATAGAGAGCGGAAAACGAAACCTGAAGCAGCAGAAGAGGATGAAATCCGACGGAggcttaaaaaattagaatgagGTTTtggcttttgcttttttggAAGACTTTTCTATGGAGTGTCTTGACTAATGTGATACATTAACACTACTACTGCCTGCCGCTCGCCGCTCCTCAGGAGCAACCGTTAGTGGTAACCAACCGCAAATCAACTTTTACCTAAATACCAATACCGATACGATTGCGTATTGTCTATTTAATGTGTCCAGACACGGAAGGGGCTTtcccatttttccttttttttttaattgtttttaatttagtttctttattaactaatgtattttatattagtatataataattaattaaatatcattgaatttttttggtaaatttaaaatgtcttttgttggatttttaacttcaatgagatttgtaataattttttttttttttcataaaacaaCACAAACTTTTAGGACAATTTTACCATCGAAACTCTATCAAAAACTTTAGTGAGTATgttcattaaaatattccGCTTTTATTTGCACTCGAACTATAGTGATTTGACAAGAGGTTGTTACTGGTTACCACTGTCAATTATAAACTTTAAAAGAGCTGCTTCAAATGCTAAGAGTTAATATCACGACAGTCCTAAACGGATGAGCGCTCATCATCAATATTCCTTTCGCTGGAAATGGTATGCGTTTCTTGTACAAACAAGTACACAATAAAGCAATTGAATAGCTCACAATAAATTCATAGCTGATAAAAGATGCCGTAAAATCAGCGAAATGCCAGCGGCAAAGGTGTCAGAACACATAGGAAATAAGTGTGAGCCTATAAAAATTGAAGCTGAAACCATTTCTTCCTCAGTCTCAAAATCTGAAATGTATGTATATGCATTTCTCAATCGGGCATCAACCTCTACTTGTGACAAATATTAGCTGGTTAGagggaaagaaagaaacatcTACCAATCAATGATTCCAGGTACtgtaaatttacaaaagaTCAAATATATTAAACTCAATAGCTATAATTAAGAAAGACGCAACTTTCATAATCGATATGTTACATACATGTTATGAACTTCCTCAGACTTGGCTGAGGAGAGAAATAATCCTGTTGTAAACTCTATCTTGAAATCTCCTTCAGCTAGCAGTAGCACGTATAAAATTTACAACTAATAAACAACTTTCACCAATGAGCAGATAATTATCACCATCAGTCCATCCTCACGGcactgaaagaaaaaattacgaATCATGGTTACAGCTCCATTGGCATAAGAAAACAGTCAATAAGATGGGAAATTAACTTGAAGctgtaataaaatatcaaaattttctataaCTCATAGCTGAGAAATCACTTACCGATGGTCACATTTTCACGTACTTATCAACATAGCCCTGCAAAATTTGGTCAAAGTACTTAGAAACACTTGTTTCCTTTCACTGATTTCTTTCAGTTTGAGGGAAATGAAGTGAATAGTGACTAAGGCATTTGACATGGTATTCTAGGTTCCATAAAGTAAATGAGATTCATCTGTTTACATGAAACAAAATGTTGCTAATGGAATTAGTTAGGACTGTCAAAAATCGCAATCCAACTTTTGGGAGACAAAGTTACCGACACTCCAGTGACTGGTGCCAAGAGACAGCGGGTCCATTGTGTCACAAATCATATTGGAAACTAATAGACCAAGAATGTAATGCTAAGCTCGTTTTGGCCTAATGATAAGACaaaatctaaagaaaactaCTGGATGAAGGCATGTACTCCTATATACAATTAGATCAACTTAGAAGGGAGATTATCCTAATTTAGGTTCATATTGTCATACAACAATgaaaattctgaaaaaaaagaatttaccATAACAAGTTTAGTCAGTTTCCGCTGAGATGAGACAATGTACTGATCTATCTTTGCCTGAGACTTGGGTATCTGATGACTCTTCATAGCTCCAGACACCTTATCAACTGTCTTCTTGACAATGGTCTTAAATGCTTCCTTACTCATATTACCCTCCCGCCAAGACGGTTTCAAAACCTCCTTTACAAAATCAGCAAGGGCAACCTTGAAAAGCTTCATTGATCTGGACTCTTTGTTCTTGCTCTTTGATGGTGACTTTATCGGATCTATCTCGATCTCACCTGAATTCAAGTTGCCTGCACCATTAGGATTGTTTGGGCTCTCATTCTCAACAGCACCCACTTCTGCATCTGCAGACTCGCCATATTCCTCATTAAATGCAGTAATAGTAGCAGCTACTCCTACTACTCCCCCAgttgctttcttcttcttgttctctTCCACATCCAATGGCTTGTTTGAACCACTGTGCCCCAACATGATATCAGAGTCGCTGCTGGGTTCCCACTTGTTAACATTATTGGTTTTATAGGAAAGGTTTGATGATGGCTCAAAGCTGTCAAGAAGTGGATCATACTGGTCACCTCCTGACCTAGGAAAATTCTGCCCAACAGCCTTCGGAGAATTTGGTGAGGAAGTTGCCTGCCTTGACCCAACACTGCCAGTATCTCTCACTTCAACTCGAGCATGGCTCATATCAAAAGGACTAGCATACTTGCCACAGTAGGTTGTGACCTCTTGCCGACAAGCATCAGAACTCAATTTGGAGCTCAGTGACTGCTCAAAAGTAGATGCATGAGGGTAgtaagttgaatttcttgatccTTCCAAATTAAGAGGATGAGAAGACTGATTCACTTCCTGAAGATCTGGTGGAAATTTGGAAGAGGAACTAACGGACACGGAGTGGTGCACACTGTAGGGAGGCTGTTGTTGATTCAAGTGAAGATGAATATGAGAAGTTGATTTCAAAAGCTCACCTGGATGCAAATTGTCAGCAGGAGAAGGTTGCAATTTACTAGCAGATAATTCCTGCGAAAAAGTTGTAGGTACAAGTTGATTGTCACCTTGAGGAAAGGAACTTGACGTTCGAAGACCCAGTGTTGGAAGATGGCTCGACTGATCTTCTCTCAAAAGACCCTGGACGGTAAATTGTTGACTCTGTAGGTTGTACGGAGGCAAAGGCTTCGAACTAAAATCCTCTGAACATGAGATAGAACGATTTGGCTCTTGCATTGGATGAAATGATCGCTGCTGAAAATCACCAACCTGCGAAGGAGCTGGCAATTCAGCTGCATATGGTCTTATCTGTGAAGAAACAATGGGTGGTGGAGGTGGTAATGGTGTCCAAGAGGGAATTGGTGGTAAGAAGAAATTAGACTGTTGGCTGGGAATCATATTAGAACGAAACCTTTCCCCAGAAGCTGCTTGAGATGCGAAGGATGCACTCTCTGGGACCAAGTTGTAATCCCCTGGAGGCTGGATCATGTTGTGAGCAGTTACACCTTGTGAACACGGTGGGGGAGGGGGCAGCTGGGCAGAATTATGtctaaattcaattgaatttgGTAAAGCTTCAGCTACAGGAAGCTTATTTACTGAATTCATGGGTGTTTGTTCTGGAGAAGAATCAGATATGGAAGAGTTATCAGTCTGCTGAGGAAGACACTCAGCATTCTGAAGCAATGGATCATGCAGCTTGGCTTGAGCTGGCATAGTCACAGAATTTTCCCTAGGAAGTATATCTGGAGAAGCATCACCATGTGACTTGAATGTATCAGATTTAACTGTATGAGGATCAACTAATCGACTATCTTGGTCAAAACTACCAGGCATTTCTTGACCTAGTTGCTTTTTTGAACTCTTGACTACATGATGCTGTTGATCTGATTCTTTCTGCAAGTTATGCTTGACCTCTCCTTCAAAATTAGAATCCTTGGGAATAGATGGAACTTCCATAAACTGCTGTTTGCTCCTACGACGCTTTGATCCATCGCCCTTCTCGGAATCATGGTGCAGATAGCGACAAGATGCTCCACGGTAGCACCTGCCTCGAcgaaagtcaaaacatccaggAATCTGACTCCTGTCCCGTCTCATACGATCACCACAGAACGAACTCACACGCTTAGAAACAGGAGACCTGCTTCTGCTTCTTCGATTTCTTGGAGATCTGCTCCTGCTGCTTCTTCGATTTCTGGGAGACCTGCTCCTGCTTCTCCGTTTTCTGGGAGACCAGCTAAAAGAAGCAAGAAATTTTGCAGTGAATGAGTATTGATTTACTTGACAAATAATAAGCTCTTAACCATGGTTGTATTATGTCATGATTTACAAAGAATAAGAGGTGAATTAGGACCTATTATTTACTAATGATTGGTTAATAAACCAATTGCATAAACCAATAATGTACATCATGTAGTCCATACCTGCGAGATCGGCTTCGTCTCTCCCTTCTCCTCCATACCCTCCCCTTCCTCCGTCTGCCTAGAGGTGATCTGCTCCGGCTTCTGCCTCTTTTTCCTTGCTTCCCAGTATAGCGTGAATCATCAGAATCACTCTCACTTGCACCTTCCCTGACCAATCGCCCAAATTCGTCTACTTTAAGAGAATTTGAAGGAGACTTTGCACCTTTTTCAGCATATTCCTTCTGAAGGTTACCATTTAAACGAATTTCAACACCAGCATCCTCCAAGGCATTCTTTTTCTGGAAATCCTGAGGAGACTCGGCATGACCAACATATGCttgatttttgtgtttatGGAGAACATTTTCATCAGTTGTTCCACTAGTAATGGATGCCATAACAATTTCCTCAGGCTCTCTACCTGAAACTTCATGGAAATTCACAGATTTGGGCGAAATGTTCAATCCTATATTCCTATGCGGACTTGAAGCTGCAACTGCAACCGATGATGTGTCTTTTAAAGCACTAGCACCGTGAGGCTCCTTGTCATTATCTGAGATGTCATCAGAAGCATAGTCGTGCAGAAGTCTAAAAGGGCTGCCACCTTCTATAAGCTGAGAAGATTTCTTCTCAGAATACACACCTTGAGCAGCTGCTAAAGCCCCAGAAGAAAATTTGTCATCAACTGAGGTAGTAGCAGATTTCTCTAAATTTCTGTTCAAGGGGCACTCATCGGCTGAACTAATCACTGGGCTACAAACTTTGGCAGCTGGCCTCTCTAATGCTACTAGGTCATGTTTGGAAACAACTCTGTCTACTAcattcaaaagaaataataaaataataataacaatacatTTGAACCCAAATTAAAAGATGTAGCATATGAAGAATTCATCCTGGGGTAATCACTATGTATACggtaaataaacataaacttTCCAAAAGCAGCGCAATGATACAAAAGTTGGGGAACAATTTGACATTCTAGAGTACTGATTTAATGAACACACAAGCTAATCCCAATGgaggaaaaaacaaaaacatatcaaaactaacagaaagaaaatgaacaagGAGAAAGTATTTGCTTTATCTAATCACGAGGGTTATAGaaataattctaaaataaagtGCTTACCCTGTTCAAGAATAACTGGAGCAGTGGATGCGGCCCTTTTAGATTCTGTCATTTGCTGTTTATGTGACAGCTCTTTGACATCAAGCTCACTGTAAATCAAATCATACCCACTGGTACCTTCAGTTGAGTGATTCACCCCAGGGTCATTGCCAGGTAGGGTGATATCATCTTCAAGCAACCAATAAAAAgcagagaaaaaaatgagtaaTAATGTAACCAAGGCAAAAGCCAAACACTTAATACAACTAAAGCATGTGAAATTTGAGACAATCCAAATCTAACTTCACAACTAATGAATTTGACACAATTTGAGAGCACTAAAGCTCAGCTTAAAAGCAATTCAACAAGCTTGCAACCCATGAACACATTTGGCCATGGAGGACTCTGAATGATTGTTAATAAACGATTGCTAAGATGCACTTTCTACAGTTGCTTTTACCATGAAGATGTTTAGGAATTACAGTTCTTTAGGGGAGGGATGGATGCACATTGTGGGTCAAACCCAGGTTCTTTTAACTGTTCTCTGTAGAGATTTGTTACCACTCCCCTGGAAATTTGTTCTCCTTGTGGACACCCAGTTTGCACCTGtatcttctttccttttctatttttaatgcAATTTTCTCGTAGTATAGCTTGCACAAGTGTTGTAAATTCCATAATAACACATGGATGCACCTACTGACGTGGAACAATAAATACAGGGATCTCATTTGAATTATCACttcacaaataaattacaaactcCCAGTAGTAAACAACAATCGCACACCACATAATACCACATCTGCGTTACTTGAAAAGATCCAGAGAATTATAAACAATAAGAAGCAGAATCGTATTTAGTTACACGAACCTACCTTCCATCTCCATGTCTGAGTCAGGAGGTGAATAAGTTCTTGATGCAACCTCCAAATGATTGGATTGCAGTGAAGAGTCAGTCCCTGATGTCCTTAAAGGTGATTcacttcttttttcatttaatttacaagCCAACATACATTTCTTCTTTGTCCACAAGAAATACTCATGCGCAATTTCAGCATCACTTCCTGGATCACCAGCaaacaaaaactcaaattctGGATTTCCAGATTCATTTTGACGAACCATATCTTCATAATCAGGACCATTCTTAGCAATAAGCTGACATAAATCTTCAATCTTCTGAACAACTTTTTCTTCTGTTGGCTTAGGCGGAGATGGGGAACCTTCCTGAATTAAAGACCCATCAAACTGGTGCACATTGTGCCTGACCTGATAGGTGATTACATCTTTATCAAAAAAATCTGAAGTACTTACTTTAGAGCAAAATGGTTTACTGGAACTGGTCAAGTTGGAAGCAACTTCATGGTGTGCAGAAGAGGACGAGGGAGAGGTAGATGGAGGTCGAGAGGATGGAATCGGTGGAGGATTAAAAGGTAgaggcggcggcggcggcggcggcggcggcagGGACACCAAAGAAGGCATACGAGAGTTTCTACCTGTTGACTGTACAACACTTCCAAATGGATCAGAAGTGAAAGAACTAGAAgtaggaggaggaggaggttGATTCAGCATATATGGAAGATCTTGCTCACCGCCAGGCTGCTGTGACTGTAATTGCACTGAAGCTCTATAAACAGTAGCTGAAGGAGGAGGTAATTCTCTAGGGGGATGAGGAGGCATTGATGCTGGCATATGGTGCACATTTTGGGTCCCTAAATGTGAAGACAGCTGCATCTTCTGTTGATCAGTTGAACACATATGTGGCAATGGGGTGCTTCCATGTGCTGCAGGGTTTGGGGGTACATAAGTTTGGCTACTGTTCGCCCCAGCATCGGGTGAAATTTGACGAACTGCAGGATGTGGGACAGGAGGACTGTGTTGATATATAGGAAGGCCTCGTTGAAATATAGGAGGTGGAGCCAGAGAACCTTGTTGAAAATGAGGGGGAAGAGGAGGCGGACCAGGCGGCTGGTGCCGGTATGGTGGTTGCAGGGGTGGGGGAGGACCCCTCCCAAACTGAGAATTATAACTCCCTTGGCCATACATCTCAATACACGCTATAACTCAAAACAATCATCCAATTACtaatttcaataccaattcaAGCACTTCATTTCATGCATACAATCTTATATTCAAGCCTTCCAAAATCTACCtgtaaaattacaagaaacaTCTTAAACAAGGGATGTGTACATACAATATGTTAACAATTTGAAAATGCAATccaaacatatatatacatacatatataattatgctCCTTTTTATCACTTactaatcaaattcaattcaatattTGCTTCCCGGGAAAATGTAGGAAACGAGACCAGAACAGAGCTCAATTAAAAATCCCTAAACTCCATTATTCTCATTATTAGAAAAACTCAATTGTTCTTTTGTCTATTTCTAATGAATAAGTAAATCAACAACACACGTATTGTTgatgttttcaattttctaaAGTCTACTCCTTTCTCGGATTTTCTCAGCAAGCAAacagaaaaagataaaaaaataaaaaagagcaTAAACTGAACGAACAAATTCGATACTTACGAATCAAAATAACGGAAGGATCAAGAAATTAAGCCCTAGAAATTGAGAAGTCGAAAATTTGAAGAGGATTGtgtcctttaaaaaaaaaattaacaattagtTTCCGGTTAAGAAACTTAGTGGGAGTGTGTAAAGAGCTAAACTTTATAAACCCTATTGctgtaagatttttttttgtttattttatttttttccttttttttgtgCGTCTCCTGGTACTTTTTGATTCGTTTATTTTTGCTCAGCGTGAGAATAAAGAAAACTTGATAActtataataacaaaatacgAGATAAAGAAACCGACTTTTGTAGcgagtaaaaaaataataataacaacaattatttttgattaatttcaaaagtaATCCAAAATCtagataaatttacaaataaaattcctTACTAGTTCTAAATTTCGGAACtatttcaaatataatatGGGCTCATTTGGTATACcggattgaattgaattggattggatCAGATTAGATAAGATAGGATTGGATTTGATAATACTGgattatatataatactaTGTTGTGTTTAGTATGCCATGAGATTAGCCAGTAACTAATAATAtgtcttatatattaatttattaaaatcattgtaaatttactttaaaatgaCATGTAATATAATCtaacttaaatcaataattattggtaaatttataaaaaaaatacaaaatcttcctttaattttttttaatatttaacatattatagtttttaatccCATGAATAGTAGAGGACAAAGTTTTATCTTAGAAAATGTAATCCCAAAGGTCCCCTTGGGATGAAATTTTACCACTATTGGGATTAAGTGGTGGACCCATTATTGTTATCctatctttactttttttacaCCAAACATGATATAAGGATTGTTTTACACTAAAATTATCCAATCCATTAATATATAACTAAAACCAAACGGCCCTATGTGTTGAGTAAATGGTTGGCTTATACTATTATGTGAAGGACAAAAAAAATCCCCACACCCTGTCTCGCACTATATAAATATAGGTTCTTggtttgtaaattaattaatgaacaatatttgtttcattataactcattatttattatttatcactttgtgtgtgtgtcAGAGATTCGTGCTGCATCGTAACTGAATTCCAACATAGCCATAACCTAAACTTAATAATAAGATCTCTTAAGtattttgtttagtttaatttttttttatttataacacGTTATCAACACAATAACGGATTTGACGTGGgcacttttaatttttattatttgtgcttatttatgcttttttaatattttatcattattatatttttatattgttggtttattatgttgttgatttaattatttattgtttataataatttttaatggcTGGTTTTATAATAACGTCTATATTGTTATTACCTTcgtaatatattattattatgttaataCAACTtgtttaacttatttatttatatgtctGGCTTAATCACCTAtcaagttaattttaatttcaacgaattaagatttgtttttgcatatatttgtctttgaatattattattgtagcCTGAAGTTTATAACACAAATGAGATGGTGAGAATATGAAGTTCTTACctcattaaaattcaaaacctAAAGTTCTAAATATATGCATGAAGTCtctacatattttttttttgtctgtatttacatgttttatatattattgtgatttttttcctttgattattaataataagattttttgaaaaatgacaaaTCCCACAAATCTACAAATCCATGCTCTTGAAGTttctaggaaaaaaaaaaaaactacctTTCTTAGAtgttaaatacaaaaatgacCTGCAAGCTATGGGCCTGAAAGGCACAATAGCAGAAGAAAACAAAGTATTTTTGTAGGAAAAATTAAAGGCTATGATTTTCCTCTAACACCATTT encodes:
- the LOC102630541 gene encoding zinc finger CCCH domain-containing protein 55 isoform X5, whose translation is MYGQGSYNSQFGRGPPPPLQPPYRHQPPGPPPLPPHFQQGSLAPPPIFQRGLPIYQHSPPVPHPAVRQISPDAGANSSQTYVPPNPAAHGSTPLPHMCSTDQQKMQLSSHLGTQNVHHMPASMPPHPPRELPPPSATVYRASVQLQSQQPGGEQDLPYMLNQPPPPPTSSSFTSDPFGSVVQSTGRNSRMPSLVSLPPPPPPPPPLPFNPPPIPSSRPPSTSPSSSSAHHEVASNLTSSSKPFCSKEGSPSPPKPTEEKVVQKIEDLCQLIAKNGPDYEDMVRQNESGNPEFEFLFAGDPGSDAEIAHEYFLWTKKKCMLACKLNEKRSESPLRTSGTDSSLQSNHLEVASRTYSPPDSDMEMEDDITLPGNDPGVNHSTEGTSGYDLIYSELDVKELSHKQQMTESKRAASTAPVILEQAAQGVYSEKKSSQLIEGGSPFRLLHDYASDDISDNDKEPHGASALKDTSSVAVAASSPHRNIGLNISPKSVNFHEVSGREPEEIVMASITSGTTDENVLHKHKNQAYVGHAESPQDFQKKNALEDAGVEIRLNGNLQKEYAEKGAKSPSNSLKVDEFGRLVREGASESDSDDSRYTGKQGKRGRSRSRSPLGRRRKGRVWRRRERRSRSRSWSPRKRRSRSRSPRNRRSSRSRSPRNRRSRSRSPVSKRVSSFCGDRMRRDRSQIPGCFDFRRGRCYRGASCRYLHHDSEKGDGSKRRRSKQQFMEVPSIPKDSNFEGEVKHNLQKESDQQHHVVKSSKKQLGQEMPGSFDQDSRLVDPHTVKSDTFKSHGDASPDILPRENSVTMPAQAKLHDPLLQNAECLPQQTDNSSISDSSPEQTPMNSVNKLPVAEALPNSIEFRHNSAQLPPPPPCSQGVTAHNMIQPPGDYNLVPESASFASQAASGERFRSNMIPSQQSNFFLPPIPSWTPLPPPPPIVSSQIRPYAAELPAPSQVGDFQQRSFHPMQEPNRSISCSEDFSSKPLPPYNLQSQQFTVQGLLREDQSSHLPTLGLRTSSSFPQGDNQLVPTTFSQELSASKLQPSPADNLHPGELLKSTSHIHLHLNQQQPPYSVHHSVSVSSSSKFPPDLQEVNQSSHPLNLEGSRNSTYYPHASTFEQSLSSKLSSDACRQEVTTYCGKYASPFDMSHARVEVRDTGSVGSRQATSSPNSPKAVGQNFPRSGGDQYDPLLDSFEPSSNLSYKTNNVNKWEPSSDSDIMLGHSGSNKPLDVEENKKKKATGGVVGVAATITAFNEEYGESADAEVGAVENESPNNPNGAGNLNSGEIEIDPIKSPSKSKNKESRSMKLFKVALADFVKEVLKPSWREGNMSKEAFKTIVKKTVDKVSGAMKSHQIPKSQAKIDQYIVSSQRKLTKLVMCREDGLMVIIICSLVKVVY
- the LOC102630541 gene encoding zinc finger CCCH domain-containing protein 55 isoform X7, translated to MVRQNESGNPEFEFLFAGDPGSDAEIAHEYFLWTKKKCMLACKLNEKRSESPLRTSGTDSSLQSNHLEVASRTYSPPDSDMEMEDDITLPGNDPGVNHSTEGTSGYDLIYSELDVKELSHKQQMTESKRAASTAPVILEQVDRVVSKHDLVALERPAAKVCSPVISSADECPLNRNLEKSATTSVDDKFSSGALAAAQGVYSEKKSSQLIEGGSPFRLLHDYASDDISDNDKEPHGASALKDTSSVAVAASSPHRNIGLNISPKSVNFHEVSGREPEEIVMASITSGTTDENVLHKHKNQAYVGHAESPQDFQKKNALEDAGVEIRLNGNLQKEYAEKGAKSPSNSLKVDEFGRLVREGASESDSDDSRYTGKQGKRGRSRSRSPLGRRRKGRVWRRRERRSRSRSWSPRKRRSRSRSPRNRRSSRSRSPRNRRSRSRSPVSKRVSSFCGDRMRRDRSQIPGCFDFRRGRCYRGASCRYLHHDSEKGDGSKRRRSKQQFMEVPSIPKDSNFEGEVKHNLQKESDQQHHVVKSSKKQLGQEMPGSFDQDSRLVDPHTVKSDTFKSHGDASPDILPRENSVTMPAQAKLHDPLLQNAECLPQQTDNSSISDSSPEQTPMNSVNKLPVAEALPNSIEFRHNSAQLPPPPPCSQGVTAHNMIQPPGDYNLVPESASFASQAASGERFRSNMIPSQQSNFFLPPIPSWTPLPPPPPIVSSQIRPYAAELPAPSQVGDFQQRSFHPMQEPNRSISCSEDFSSKPLPPYNLQSQQFTVQGLLREDQSSHLPTLGLRTSSSFPQGDNQLVPTTFSQELSASKLQPSPADNLHPGELLKSTSHIHLHLNQQQPPYSVHHSVSVSSSSKFPPDLQEVNQSSHPLNLEGSRNSTYYPHASTFEQSLSSKLSSDACRQEVTTYCGKYASPFDMSHARVEVRDTGSVGSRQATSSPNSPKAVGQNFPRSGGDQYDPLLDSFEPSSNLSYKTNNVNKWEPSSDSDIMLGHSGSNKPLDVEENKKKKATGGVVGVAATITAFNEEYGESADAEVGAVENESPNNPNGAGNLNSGEIEIDPIKSPSKSKNKESRSMKLFKVALADFVKEVLKPSWREGNMSKEAFKTIVKKTVDKVSGAMKSHQIPKSQAKIDQYIVSSQRKLTKLVMCREDGLMVIIICSLVKVVY